In Littorina saxatilis isolate snail1 linkage group LG8, US_GU_Lsax_2.0, whole genome shotgun sequence, a single genomic region encodes these proteins:
- the LOC138972983 gene encoding uncharacterized protein: protein MLLVTCSKEPGETVISIRINNGSSRAGGDLLAWIGATKNIPMFGNGSKKIDDRFVSGRIQNDDPNGSKLQLLLVKHQTSRETVYSCVISVMAGQGSTDEQHFKETVKVPSEEDFIEPEKVSTGKPAPTTRSPEVEKDSELRTGSSVLHPAVLNAGIPMPVLIVLLVLITLLLVVTSALVLQKFRGRCCASASPYPVSHYTLSTAEGLPAWDGIKGGDPLRHLRSHYSLPRPLHPPPPPPLPKLHRSKSSASGEYASGSCGVPPGLYRTYHYTTPYDAIEDGELSLLNTSAHIDVTPALPPEPAGEAAYKIPRVEAEAQTQGQGHSMFVSMPLKDSGFELE from the exons ATGCTTCTCGTCACGTGTTCAAAGGAACCAGGTGAGACCGTCATCTCCATCCGCATCAACAACGGATCTAGCCGTGCAGGGGGAGACCTCCTGGCCTGGATCGGAGCCACAAAGAATATCCCCATGTTTGGCAACGGCAGCAAGAAGATAGATGACCGTTTCGTGTCCGGGCGGATTCAAAATGACGACCCCAATGGATCTAAGTTGCAGCTTCTGCTTGTGAAGCATCAG ACTTCCCGGGAGACGGTATACAGCTGCGTGATCAGCGTGATGGCTGGGCAAGGAAGTACGGACGAGCAACATTTCAAGGAAACGGTGAAGGTGCCCAGTGAGGAGGACTTCATTGAACCGGAGAAAG TGTCGACAGGAAAGCCAGCCCCGACAACAAGAAGTCCTG AAGTTGAGAAAGATTCTGAACTACGCACTGGCAGCAGCGTGTTACACCCGGCAG TGCTGAATGCGGGTATTCCGATGCCTGTGCTGATAGTCCTGCTCGTGCTGATAACACTGCTACTGGTCGTCACTTCAGCGTTGGTGCTGCAGAAGTTTAGAG GTCGGTGCTGCGCCAGCGCCAGCCCCTACCCTGTCTCCCACTACACCCTATCTACGGCGGAGGGTCTACCTGCTTGGGACGGAATCAAGGGAGGCGACCCCCTGCGACACCTGAGGAGCCACTACAGcctcccccgccccctccaccctccgccccctccccctctccccaaaCTGCACCGCAGCAAGAGCAGTGCGAGCGGAGAATATGCTT CCGGTTCATGCGGCGTACCACCGGGCCTGTATCGTACGTACCACTACACCACCCCCTATGACGCCATCGAAGACGGAGAGCTGTCATTGCTGAACACGTCAGCACACATTGACGTCACGCCCGCTCTGCCCCCAGAGCCAGCGGGTGAAGCAGCCTACAAGATCCCCAGGGTCGAGGCCGAAGCCCAGAcgcagggtcaaggtcactccATGTTTGTTAGCATGCCCTTGAAAGACTCTGGGTTTGAATTGGAGTGA